One Pectinophora gossypiella chromosome 21, ilPecGoss1.1, whole genome shotgun sequence genomic region harbors:
- the LOC126376625 gene encoding ceramide glucosyltransferase, translated as MMPMVYTVYGFAIFFIIAWVCLWLIHIMAFSYSKWKLHRTVDRSPPELPYPGVTILKPLTGVDPNLFSNIETFFTLDYPTYEILFCVENEHDPAVMLVNSLLHKYPHVEARLFVGGTRVGVNPKINNMQKAYLAAQHPFILVSDAGIRMREDTLLDMVQHMREDVAIVHQMPFACDAEGFAAVYEKVFFGTAQARMYLAADLLGINCHVGMSSLVRRCALDEAGGLAAFADYLAEDYFIAKAVTGLGWRMRVASLPALQNAGARSVGALQARLKRWARLRIAMVPTTAMLEPLSECLPLGAGAAWAAGELFGAEPLPFFLVHVLVWFLSDWLMLRSVQNGSPPFTKVQFLLGWVWSECCAPFVLAAALLNPEISWRTRCYRLDWGGRAHELKPKLKF; from the coding sequence ATGATGCCTATGGTGTATACAGTGTACGGTTTTGCGATATTCTTTATAATCGCATGGGTGTGTTTGTGGTTAATTCACATTATGGCTTTTTCATACTCGAAGTGGAAGCTGCACCGAACGGTGGACCGGTCGCCACCGGAGTTGCCGTACCCCGGCGTGACGATCTTGAAGCCACTCACCGGCGTTGACCCCAACCTGTTCTCGAACATAGAGACGTTCTTCACGCTCGACTATCCGACTTACGAAATCTTGTTTTGCGTGGAGAACGAGCACGACCCAGCCGTGATGCTGGTGAATAGTTTGCTGCACAAGTATCCGCATGTGGAAGCGCGGCTCTTCGTGGGGGGAACGCGCGTCGGCGTCAACCCTAAGATTAACAATATGCAGAAGGCTTACCTGGCGGCGCAACACCCTTTCATCCTCGTGAGTGACGCCGGCATCCGCATGCGCGAGGATACCTTGCTGGACATGGTTCAGCACATGCGGGAGGATGTCGCTATAGTGCACCAGATGCCGTTCGCGTGTGACGCGGAGGGCTTCGCCGCTGTCTACGAGAAGGTGTTCTTCGGTACGGCGCAGGCTCGCATGTACCTTGCGGCGGATCTGCTCGGCATAAATTGCCATGTCGGAATGTCCTCGCTGGTTCGCCGTTGCGCGCTGGATGAGGCGGGTGGACTAGCCGCCTTCGCGGATTACTTAGCCGAAGACTATTTTATCGCGAAAGCAGTGACGGGGCTCGGTTGGCGTATGCGAGTAGCGTCCCTGCCAGCGCTGCAAAACGCGGGCGCCCGGTCAGTGGGCGCGCTGCAGGCGAGGCTGAAGCGCTGGGCGCGGCTGCGCATCGCTATGGTGCCCACGACGGCCATGCTGGAACCTCTCAGTGAGTGCCTGCCGCTGGGCGCGGGCGCTGCCTGGGCGGCCGGCGAGCTCTTCGGCGCGGAGCCCCTTCCATTCTTCCTTGTGCATGTGCTAGTGTGGTTTTTATCTGACTGGTTGATGCTCCGATCAGTGCAAAATGGTTCACCACCATTCACAAAAGTACAATTCCTATTGGGGTGGGTGTGGAGTGAGTGCTGTGCGCCATTTGTTTTGGCAGCAGCGCTACTGAACCCAGAGATCTCATGGAGGACTCGGTGCTACCGGCTGGACTGGGGCGGCCGTGCCCATGAACTCAAACCTAAGCTCAAATTCTGA